GCAAATCTGACACCTTCTCATTTTAGACAAAGACATACTGACAAACATCTTCATTATTATAATTTAGAAGATATCCGTCATCTAGACGGAGCGGGGTTTGTCGAACTGCTGAAAAAAGATTTTCCAAAACTGCAAAAGATTGTTGTCGGGTATGATTTTCATTTCGGAAAAGATAGAAGATACTCTTATGAAGACTTAAAAGAGCTTTTTCTCAAAGAGAATGAAGATGGAGAAGTTGTGATCGTAAAGGAAGTGAAACATCATAATGATGCGGTACATTCCCATAAAATCCGTCAAAAACTCGCTATTGGAGATATCAAAGGGGCAAATGAGTTTCTTGGATATAACTATACAATTTGTGGGAAAAAGATCACAGGTCAGGGGATCGGAGCAAAAGAGTTGGTAGCTACGATCAACCTTGAAGCTAAAGAGTTTTTAGTCCCAAAAGAGGGTGTATATGTGACAACTACACGTATAGATGATGAGGAACATTTTCACCCATCTGTGAGTTTTATTGGGCATCGTGTAAGTACTGATGGAAGTTTTGCGATCGAATCACATATACTTGACGGCAAAGTAGTCTGTGAAGAGAAAGCGGAGATCAGTTTCATAGCTTACATTAGAGAGAATAAAAAGTTTGAGAGTATGGATGAGTTGCGAGATGCAATCAAAAAAGATATTGCAGTAGCAAACAGAGAACTACAACGTTTAGAATTATAATAATTGGAAAGTAATGCAAAGAGAATATTTAGAAGATAAAGAGACCCTTTATTTTAAATTTGAACAAAATAAAGAGGACTTTATCGTAGATGAGATAGGGTTGAATTTTAAAGGTAAAGGGAA
Above is a window of Sulfurimonas marina DNA encoding:
- a CDS encoding bifunctional riboflavin kinase/FAD synthetase, translating into MNTATILQNSTSVAIGGFDGMHIGHQELFHHLDQNGVIVVINTGYANLTPSHFRQRHTDKHLHYYNLEDIRHLDGAGFVELLKKDFPKLQKIVVGYDFHFGKDRRYSYEDLKELFLKENEDGEVVIVKEVKHHNDAVHSHKIRQKLAIGDIKGANEFLGYNYTICGKKITGQGIGAKELVATINLEAKEFLVPKEGVYVTTTRIDDEEHFHPSVSFIGHRVSTDGSFAIESHILDGKVVCEEKAEISFIAYIRENKKFESMDELRDAIKKDIAVANRELQRLEL